From Pseudomonas vanderleydeniana, the proteins below share one genomic window:
- a CDS encoding alkene reductase: MATIFDPIKLGDLELPNRIVMAPLTRCRADEGRVPNALMAEYYVQRASAGLILSEATSVTPMGVGYPDTPGIWSNDQVRGWSNVTKALHAAGGRIFLQLWHVGRISHPSYLNGELPVAPSAIQPKGHVSLVRPQADYPTPRALETAEIADIVEAYRVGAENAKAAGFDGVEVHAANGYLLDQFLQSSTNQRTDNYGGSLENRARLLLEVTDAVVEIWGAGRVGVHLAPRADSHDMGDDNLAETFTYVARELGKRGIAFICSREKEADDSLGPRLKEAFGGPYIANERFTKDSANAWLAEGKADAVAFGVPFIANPDLPARLKADAELNAAHPETFYGKGPVGYIDYPTL; the protein is encoded by the coding sequence ATGGCAACTATTTTCGATCCGATCAAACTGGGCGACCTCGAACTGCCGAACCGTATCGTCATGGCACCGCTGACCCGCTGCCGCGCCGATGAAGGCCGCGTACCGAACGCGCTGATGGCCGAGTACTACGTGCAGCGCGCCTCTGCCGGGCTGATCCTCAGCGAGGCGACCTCGGTCACGCCAATGGGTGTCGGCTACCCCGACACCCCCGGCATCTGGTCCAACGACCAGGTCCGTGGCTGGTCCAATGTCACCAAAGCCCTGCACGCCGCCGGCGGCCGGATCTTCCTGCAACTGTGGCACGTCGGCCGGATCTCGCACCCGTCGTACCTGAACGGCGAACTGCCGGTCGCACCGAGCGCCATCCAGCCCAAGGGCCATGTGAGCCTGGTCCGCCCGCAAGCGGACTACCCGACCCCGCGAGCCCTGGAAACCGCCGAGATCGCCGACATCGTCGAGGCCTACCGGGTCGGTGCGGAGAACGCCAAGGCCGCCGGTTTCGACGGCGTTGAAGTCCACGCGGCGAACGGCTACCTGCTCGACCAGTTCCTGCAGAGCAGCACCAACCAGCGCACCGACAACTACGGTGGTTCCCTGGAAAACCGCGCTCGCCTGCTGCTCGAAGTCACCGACGCCGTGGTGGAAATCTGGGGCGCCGGCCGCGTCGGTGTCCACCTGGCTCCGCGTGCCGACTCCCATGACATGGGCGACGACAACCTGGCGGAAACCTTCACCTACGTCGCCCGCGAGCTGGGCAAGCGTGGCATCGCGTTCATCTGCTCGCGGGAGAAAGAGGCCGACGACAGCCTTGGCCCACGCTTGAAAGAAGCGTTCGGCGGCCCCTACATCGCCAACGAGCGCTTCACCAAGGACAGTGCCAATGCCTGGCTGGCCGAGGGCAAGGCCGACGCAGTGGCGTTCGGTGTACCGTTCATCGCCAACCCGGACCTGCCAGCGCGCCTGAAGGCCGACGCCGAACTGAACGCGGCACACCCTGAAACCTTCTACGGCAAGGGCCCGGTCGGCTACATCGACTACCCGACCCTGTAA
- a CDS encoding MFS transporter, translating into MPLPLLILALSAFAIGTTEFVIMGLLPDVATDLGVSIPGAGWLVTGYALGVAIGAPFMAMATSRLPRKAALVVLMGIFIVGNLLCAVASDYNVLMLARIITALCHGAFFGIGSVVAANLVAPDKRASAVALMFTGLTLANVLGVPLGTALGQQAGWRSTFWAVTVIGVIALIGLVRFLPVRHDEEKLDMRAELGALKGAGLWLSLSMTALFSAAVFALFTYIAPLLGEVTGVSPRGVTWTLVLMGLGLTVGNIIGGKLADRNLAATLIGVFIAMAVLATVLTWSSVLVIPAEITLFLWATACFAAVPALQINVVTYGQAAPNLVSTLNIGAFNVGNALGAWVGGSVIAHGLGLTSVPLAAGALAVLALLVTLITFRQNDNAGLAPVSN; encoded by the coding sequence ATGCCCCTCCCACTACTCATCCTGGCCCTGAGCGCCTTTGCCATCGGCACCACCGAGTTCGTCATCATGGGCCTGCTGCCCGATGTGGCGACCGACCTCGGCGTCTCGATCCCCGGTGCCGGCTGGCTGGTGACTGGCTACGCCCTGGGCGTGGCGATCGGTGCACCCTTCATGGCCATGGCCACTTCGCGGCTGCCACGCAAGGCGGCCCTGGTGGTGCTGATGGGCATTTTCATTGTCGGCAACCTGCTGTGTGCCGTCGCCAGCGACTACAACGTGCTGATGCTGGCGCGGATCATCACCGCCCTGTGCCACGGTGCCTTCTTCGGCATCGGCTCGGTCGTGGCGGCCAACCTGGTGGCACCGGACAAGCGCGCCTCGGCCGTGGCCCTGATGTTCACCGGCCTGACCCTGGCCAACGTACTCGGCGTGCCGCTGGGTACCGCCCTGGGCCAACAGGCCGGCTGGCGCTCGACCTTCTGGGCGGTGACCGTCATCGGCGTGATCGCGCTGATCGGCCTGGTCCGCTTCCTGCCGGTCAGGCACGACGAGGAAAAACTCGACATGCGCGCCGAACTTGGCGCACTCAAGGGCGCCGGCCTGTGGCTGTCGCTGAGCATGACGGCGCTGTTCTCCGCCGCCGTGTTCGCCCTGTTCACCTACATCGCGCCGCTGCTCGGCGAAGTCACCGGCGTTTCGCCACGGGGCGTGACCTGGACCCTCGTGCTGATGGGCCTGGGCCTGACCGTCGGCAACATCATTGGCGGCAAGCTGGCGGACCGCAACCTGGCCGCGACGCTGATCGGCGTATTCATTGCCATGGCCGTGCTGGCGACCGTGCTGACCTGGAGCAGCGTGCTGGTCATCCCCGCCGAGATCACCCTGTTCCTCTGGGCCACCGCCTGCTTCGCCGCCGTCCCGGCCCTGCAGATCAACGTGGTGACCTACGGCCAGGCCGCACCCAACCTGGTCTCGACCCTGAACATCGGCGCCTTCAACGTCGGCAACGCCTTAGGGGCCTGGGTCGGCGGTAGCGTCATCGCCCATGGCCTGGGCCTCACCAGCGTGCCCCTGGCCGCCGGCGCACTGGCGGTGCTCGCACTGCTGGTTACCCTGATCACCTTTCGCCAGAACGACAACGCCGGGCTGGCTCCCGTTAGCAACTAA
- a CDS encoding ArsR/SmtB family transcription factor encodes MTIDLDEIIKALAHPVRRDILHWLKDPKAQFPDQLHNHEYGICAGQIDQRCGLSQSTVSAHLATLQRAGLISSQKAGQWHFFKRNEETIQAFLRIMSQEL; translated from the coding sequence ATGACCATCGACCTCGACGAAATAATAAAAGCGCTGGCACACCCAGTACGCCGAGACATCCTCCACTGGCTGAAAGACCCGAAGGCCCAGTTCCCCGACCAGTTGCACAACCATGAGTACGGTATCTGCGCCGGGCAGATCGACCAGCGCTGCGGCCTGTCGCAGTCGACCGTCTCGGCGCACCTGGCGACGTTGCAGCGGGCCGGCCTGATCAGCAGCCAGAAGGCCGGTCAGTGGCACTTCTTCAAACGCAACGAGGAAACCATCCAGGCGTTCCTCCGCATCATGAGCCAAGAGCTCTAA
- a CDS encoding ACP phosphodiesterase — MNYLAHLHLGGHHPEQLLGSLYGDFVKGRVEGQFTPSIEAAIQLHRQIDVFTDSHPLVGQALSRFERTRRRFAGIVLDIFFDHCLARDWALYAEGPLDSFTAGVYRVLADEPNLPERLAEVAPHMAAGDWLGSYRRFESLERAFLGIARRLSRPEEMAHAMEELESLYEPLSEDFRLFYPQLQVFARERRIDTIL, encoded by the coding sequence ATGAACTATCTCGCGCATCTTCACCTGGGTGGGCACCACCCGGAACAACTGCTCGGCAGCCTCTATGGCGACTTCGTCAAAGGTCGGGTGGAAGGGCAATTCACGCCTTCGATCGAGGCGGCTATCCAGCTGCATCGCCAGATCGATGTGTTCACCGACAGCCATCCGCTGGTGGGCCAGGCGCTATCGCGCTTCGAACGGACCCGCCGGCGGTTTGCCGGTATCGTCCTGGACATCTTCTTCGACCACTGCCTGGCACGGGACTGGGCCCTGTATGCCGAGGGGCCGCTGGACAGTTTTACCGCCGGGGTCTACCGCGTACTGGCGGATGAGCCCAACCTGCCGGAACGCCTGGCAGAGGTCGCGCCACACATGGCGGCGGGTGATTGGCTGGGTTCCTACCGGCGCTTCGAATCGCTGGAGCGGGCGTTCCTGGGGATTGCCCGGCGCCTGTCGCGACCGGAGGAAATGGCCCATGCCATGGAGGAGCTGGAGTCGTTGTACGAACCGTTGAGCGAGGATTTCCGACTGTTCTATCCGCAGTTGCAGGTCTTTGCGCGGGAGCGTCGGATCGACACGATCCTGTAG
- a CDS encoding lysophospholipid acyltransferase family protein produces MSRLRVYGRIARVLLVVALGLSMASVFGAFERLGIANSMARRQRWSRFFMARLGNALPFRVTVRGNLPTQPMLWISNHVSWTDIALLGALTPLSFLSKAEVRTWPVAGWLAAKAGSLFIRRGSGDSQLVRKQMTRHLEQAYPLLMFPEGTTTDGRSLRTFHGRLLSAAIDADVSLQPVAIRYTRDGQPDTLAPFIGDDDLLSHLMRLFSNDQGDVEIQLLQPIPCNGQERAALAFQAQQAVQMALFGEAAEVKRPAPRPVVTGEAEAA; encoded by the coding sequence ATGAGCCGGTTGCGGGTTTACGGGCGAATCGCCCGGGTCCTGCTGGTGGTCGCGCTCGGCTTGAGCATGGCCAGCGTGTTCGGCGCCTTCGAGCGCCTGGGGATCGCCAACTCGATGGCCCGCCGGCAACGCTGGTCACGGTTCTTCATGGCCCGCCTGGGCAATGCCCTGCCCTTTCGCGTGACGGTGCGCGGCAACCTGCCGACGCAACCGATGCTGTGGATCAGCAACCATGTGTCCTGGACCGACATTGCCCTGCTCGGCGCCCTGACACCGCTGTCCTTCCTGTCCAAGGCCGAAGTGCGTACCTGGCCGGTGGCGGGCTGGCTGGCAGCGAAGGCCGGCAGCCTGTTCATCCGGCGTGGCTCGGGTGACAGCCAACTGGTACGCAAGCAGATGACCCGTCATCTGGAACAGGCCTACCCGCTGTTGATGTTCCCCGAAGGCACCACCACCGATGGCCGCTCGCTGCGCACCTTCCATGGCCGCCTGCTGTCGGCGGCCATCGATGCGGACGTGTCGCTGCAACCGGTGGCGATCCGCTACACCCGCGATGGGCAACCGGACACGCTGGCGCCCTTCATCGGTGACGATGACCTGCTGTCACATTTGATGCGCCTGTTCTCCAACGACCAGGGCGATGTCGAAATCCAGCTGCTGCAGCCAATCCCGTGCAATGGCCAGGAACGTGCGGCCCTGGCGTTCCAGGCCCAGCAGGCGGTACAGATGGCGCTGTTCGGCGAGGCAGCCGAGGTGAAACGTCCGGCGCCACGCCCCGTGGTCACCGGCGAGGCGGAAGCCGCCTGA
- the olsB gene encoding L-ornithine N(alpha)-acyltransferase, whose amino-acid sequence MTQIARISDTGNERRLQAERLLGAAALQEAQALRFNVFSGEFNAKLKGAELGLDMDDYDVHCSHIGVRDLNSGRLVATTRLLDHKAASTLGRFYSEEEFSLHGLGHLQGPILEIGRTCVDPAYRNGGTIAVLWGELAEVLNEGGYSYLMGCASIPMQDGGVQAQAIMQRLRERYLSTEHLRAEPKKPLPNLDIPGNVIAEMPPLLKAYMRLGAKICGEPCWDEDFQVADVFILLKRDELCPRYARHFKAAV is encoded by the coding sequence ATGACTCAGATCGCCCGCATCAGCGACACCGGCAATGAACGCCGCCTGCAAGCCGAACGCCTGTTGGGCGCCGCGGCCTTGCAAGAAGCCCAGGCCTTGCGCTTCAACGTTTTCAGCGGCGAATTCAATGCCAAGCTGAAAGGCGCCGAGCTCGGCCTGGACATGGATGATTATGATGTGCACTGCAGCCACATTGGCGTGCGCGACCTGAACAGCGGCCGCCTGGTGGCGACCACCCGGCTGCTCGACCACAAGGCCGCCAGCACCCTGGGGCGTTTCTACAGTGAAGAGGAATTCAGCCTGCATGGCCTCGGCCACCTGCAAGGCCCGATCCTGGAAATCGGCCGCACCTGCGTCGACCCGGCCTACCGTAACGGCGGCACCATCGCCGTGCTCTGGGGCGAACTGGCCGAAGTGCTCAACGAAGGCGGCTACAGCTACCTGATGGGTTGCGCCAGCATCCCGATGCAGGATGGCGGCGTCCAGGCCCAGGCGATCATGCAGCGCCTGCGTGAACGCTACCTGAGCACCGAGCACCTGCGTGCCGAACCGAAGAAACCGCTGCCGAACCTGGACATCCCCGGCAACGTCATCGCCGAAATGCCACCGCTGCTCAAGGCCTACATGCGCCTGGGCGCGAAGATCTGCGGCGAACCGTGCTGGGACGAAGACTTCCAGGTCGCCGATGTGTTCATCCTGCTCAAGCGCGACGAGCTGTGCCCGCGTTATGCCCGGCACTTCAAGGCGGCGGTGTAA
- a CDS encoding acyl-CoA dehydrogenase family protein produces MPWSFLIEPPQRQPAPADLAEGYAQLLDTLGTVTPFELAVRGGHVMASPGLAFLVGYQAALRMLWPSAPASLGALCATEQRSLRPADLQTRVEGLRLCGRKDFVTAGHAADWLLVAARSEEAGESPRLSLVIVYPGEPGIQLESLPVLPLMPDIAHGRVHFDQAACERLAGDGWDAYVKPFRTLEDIYVLSALAAWLLGVGQDCGWPQPLQLRLLGLLAGLSEASRQSPASAAGHIVLGGLFAQFDGLKAELELAFAQGPEEWREMWLRDRGVLDIAAGARARRLAKALGRG; encoded by the coding sequence ATGCCTTGGTCCTTTCTGATCGAACCGCCGCAACGCCAGCCTGCACCCGCCGACCTGGCGGAGGGTTACGCGCAGTTGCTCGACACACTGGGCACGGTGACACCGTTCGAACTGGCGGTACGGGGCGGGCATGTCATGGCCTCGCCCGGCCTGGCGTTCCTGGTCGGGTACCAGGCGGCCTTGCGGATGTTGTGGCCCAGTGCACCGGCCAGCCTCGGTGCCTTGTGCGCCACCGAGCAGCGCAGCCTGCGTCCGGCCGACCTGCAGACGCGTGTTGAAGGCTTGCGGCTGTGCGGGCGCAAGGACTTCGTCACCGCCGGCCATGCCGCCGACTGGCTGCTGGTCGCCGCGCGCAGCGAGGAGGCCGGTGAGTCGCCGCGTTTGAGCCTGGTGATCGTCTATCCGGGCGAGCCCGGCATCCAGCTGGAGAGCCTGCCGGTACTGCCGCTGATGCCGGACATCGCACATGGACGGGTGCACTTCGACCAGGCGGCCTGCGAGCGCCTGGCCGGTGATGGCTGGGATGCCTACGTCAAGCCGTTCCGCACCCTTGAGGACATCTATGTCCTCAGCGCATTGGCCGCCTGGCTGCTCGGTGTCGGCCAGGACTGCGGTTGGCCGCAGCCTCTGCAATTGCGCCTGCTGGGACTGTTGGCCGGATTGTCCGAAGCCAGCCGGCAGAGCCCGGCTTCGGCGGCAGGGCATATCGTGCTGGGCGGGCTGTTTGCCCAGTTCGATGGGCTCAAGGCCGAGCTGGAGCTGGCCTTTGCCCAGGGGCCCGAGGAGTGGCGGGAGATGTGGCTGCGCGATCGCGGGGTGCTGGACATCGCCGCAGGCGCGCGTGCCCGACGCCTGGCGAAGGCGCTGGGGCGCGGCTGA
- a CDS encoding serine hydrolase domain-containing protein — MPKGSTFLAVFLLLVTSTSRAESWPGAEWSPGPQATGPAVEALQAYAFPQRDDATRKGVRTDALLVIQHGQVVYERYAGPTQRDTPHLTWSISKSIMATVLGVAYGQGLFQLHDPVAKFYPAFQAHPGVTLEHLLNWSSGVAWQEDYEYAPLNSSVVAMLYTLGHADMAGYTAGQGEDAPPGRSFRYSSGDSNALAAALRGIVGSQRYPDYPWTALFDPLGIRGAVWERDGSGTFVASSYAYLKARDLARIGLLMERNGRWQDRQLLPRAWVDFNRRAFAGYKPGQDEAVGGGQWWLNRSIDGARKPWPDAPADTFAALGHWGQALYVIPSAGLVIVRYGDDRDGSYRHNELLKLAMTAFGPKVQP, encoded by the coding sequence ATGCCCAAGGGTTCGACCTTCCTGGCGGTTTTCCTGCTGCTTGTCACTTCCACCTCCCGCGCCGAGAGCTGGCCCGGCGCCGAATGGTCACCAGGGCCGCAGGCGACCGGCCCGGCTGTCGAAGCCTTGCAGGCCTATGCTTTCCCGCAGCGTGATGACGCGACCCGCAAGGGGGTGCGCACCGATGCCTTGCTGGTGATCCAGCACGGCCAGGTGGTCTATGAGCGTTATGCCGGACCGACCCAGCGCGATACGCCGCACCTGACCTGGTCGATCAGCAAGAGCATCATGGCCACGGTCCTGGGCGTCGCCTATGGCCAGGGCCTGTTCCAGCTGCATGACCCGGTGGCGAAGTTCTACCCTGCGTTCCAGGCGCACCCTGGGGTCACCCTGGAACATCTGCTGAACTGGTCGTCCGGTGTCGCCTGGCAGGAGGACTATGAATATGCCCCGCTGAACTCCTCGGTGGTGGCGATGTTATACACCCTGGGCCATGCCGATATGGCCGGCTATACGGCCGGGCAGGGCGAAGACGCGCCGCCCGGCCGCTCCTTCCGTTATTCCAGTGGCGATAGCAATGCCTTGGCGGCGGCCCTGCGCGGTATCGTCGGCAGCCAGCGCTACCCGGACTATCCGTGGACCGCGCTGTTCGATCCGCTGGGTATTCGGGGGGCAGTCTGGGAACGCGATGGCAGTGGCACCTTCGTCGCTTCATCCTATGCCTACCTGAAGGCTCGCGACCTGGCGCGCATCGGCCTGCTGATGGAGCGCAACGGCCGTTGGCAGGACCGGCAGTTGCTGCCCAGGGCCTGGGTCGACTTCAACCGGCGGGCGTTTGCCGGCTACAAGCCAGGGCAGGATGAGGCGGTAGGGGGCGGACAGTGGTGGCTCAACCGTTCGATCGACGGTGCGCGCAAGCCGTGGCCGGATGCGCCTGCCGACACCTTCGCCGCCCTCGGGCACTGGGGGCAGGCGCTGTATGTCATCCCCAGCGCCGGGCTGGTGATCGTGCGCTACGGCGATGATCGCGATGGCAGTTACCGTCACAACGAACTGCTCAAGCTGGCCATGACGGCCTTCGGCCCCAAGGTGCAACCATGA
- a CDS encoding amidase yields the protein MKSVGFVRRHPFISLLALLLLALLAWVWNERVALRVFPRIISAYTAKEYCSCRYVMNNSADYCQGYVKQSVPVSRLLDDPRQRQVSVEGLGREATAVWVSEREGCRLQP from the coding sequence ATGAAGTCCGTCGGTTTCGTTCGTCGTCACCCATTCATCAGCCTGCTGGCGTTGTTGCTGCTGGCGTTGCTGGCCTGGGTCTGGAATGAGCGGGTGGCCCTGCGCGTGTTTCCCCGGATCATCAGCGCCTATACCGCCAAGGAGTACTGCTCCTGCCGGTACGTGATGAACAACAGCGCCGACTATTGCCAGGGTTATGTGAAGCAGTCGGTGCCGGTCAGCCGCCTGCTCGACGACCCACGCCAGCGCCAGGTCAGTGTCGAGGGCCTTGGGCGCGAGGCCACGGCGGTGTGGGTGAGCGAGCGTGAGGGCTGCCGCCTGCAACCCTGA
- a CDS encoding YceI family protein, with translation MHRSRLFLALLGALALPAHANWYLDNESSRLSFVSTKNADISEVHRFLTLHGKIDRQGVATLDVELESVSTGIPLRDERLRRELFDIRQYPEAQVTAQINVQPINDLAPGAQLELRLPLVVRLHGKEHSYNAELLATRLDDRRFQVVTLEPLVVHAEDFGLLPGLAELRKLAGLSAISLSVPVGAVLIFTAR, from the coding sequence ATGCACCGGTCCCGCCTTTTCCTGGCCCTGCTCGGGGCGCTGGCCTTGCCGGCCCACGCCAACTGGTACCTGGACAATGAGTCCTCGCGCCTGTCGTTCGTCAGCACCAAGAATGCCGATATCTCCGAGGTCCATCGTTTCCTGACCCTGCACGGCAAGATCGATCGCCAGGGGGTGGCAACCCTCGATGTCGAACTGGAGTCGGTCAGTACCGGCATCCCGCTGCGTGATGAGCGGCTGCGGCGTGAGTTGTTCGACATCAGGCAGTATCCCGAGGCGCAGGTCACCGCGCAGATCAACGTCCAGCCGATCAATGATCTGGCCCCGGGCGCCCAGCTGGAGCTGCGTCTGCCGCTGGTGGTGCGCCTGCACGGCAAGGAGCACAGCTACAACGCCGAACTGCTGGCGACCCGCCTCGATGACCGGCGCTTCCAGGTCGTGACCCTGGAGCCGCTGGTGGTGCATGCCGAGGACTTCGGCCTGCTGCCCGGGCTGGCGGAACTGCGCAAGCTCGCCGGCCTCTCGGCCATCAGCCTGTCGGTGCCGGTGGGTGCGGTGCTGATTTTCACGGCGCGCTGA
- a CDS encoding phospholipase D-like domain-containing protein — MPGAIFPWRSDNAFELLIDGPAFFPRMLVAIARAESRVELELYLVEAGECAEAMVQALVQAAERGVRVRCLFDDYGSLAFTLGLRRRLLEAGVELRFYNRLRWRRGLRNLYRDHRKLLLVDSALAVVGGTGVTDEFWTPSDDRFEWHEVMVQIQGPLVLDWQLLFDRQWLANEQRTAWKPVAHFGLPRLPRFPPAGQGLGRVAYADARQHRDILQSLVRALNSGSQRIWLATPYFLPTWKVRRSLRRAALRGVDVRLLLTGPRTDHPSVRYAGHRYYPRLLRAGVRIFEYQPCFLHLKMVLVDDWVSIGSCNFDHWNLRFNLEANLEALDPSLTAAVAASFASDFELSQPVSLADWKKRPLWRRVKQRIWGWVDRLVANVLDRRS; from the coding sequence ATGCCTGGCGCGATCTTCCCCTGGCGCAGCGACAACGCTTTCGAGCTGTTGATCGACGGGCCGGCGTTTTTCCCGCGCATGCTGGTGGCGATCGCCAGGGCCGAGTCCCGGGTCGAGCTCGAGCTGTACCTGGTCGAGGCCGGCGAGTGCGCCGAGGCCATGGTCCAGGCGCTGGTACAAGCCGCCGAGCGGGGAGTGCGGGTGCGCTGCCTGTTCGATGATTATGGCAGCCTGGCCTTTACCCTGGGCCTGCGCCGGCGCCTGCTTGAAGCAGGTGTCGAGCTGCGCTTCTACAACCGCCTGCGCTGGCGGCGCGGCTTGCGCAACCTGTATCGCGACCACCGCAAGCTGCTGCTGGTGGACAGCGCCCTGGCGGTGGTGGGCGGCACGGGGGTCACCGATGAGTTCTGGACCCCGAGTGACGACCGCTTCGAATGGCATGAGGTAATGGTGCAGATCCAGGGCCCGTTGGTGCTCGACTGGCAGCTGCTGTTCGATCGCCAGTGGCTGGCCAACGAACAGCGCACGGCCTGGAAGCCTGTCGCCCACTTCGGGCTGCCGCGCCTGCCGAGGTTTCCGCCGGCGGGGCAGGGCCTGGGGCGCGTGGCCTATGCCGATGCCCGTCAGCACCGTGACATCCTGCAGTCCCTGGTGCGTGCGCTGAACAGCGGCAGCCAGCGTATCTGGCTGGCGACCCCGTATTTCCTGCCGACCTGGAAGGTCCGGCGTTCGCTGCGCCGGGCTGCCTTGCGGGGCGTGGATGTACGGCTGTTGCTGACCGGGCCGCGCACCGATCATCCGTCGGTGCGGTATGCCGGCCATCGTTACTACCCGCGCCTGCTCAGGGCCGGGGTGCGGATCTTCGAGTACCAGCCGTGCTTCCTGCATCTGAAGATGGTGCTGGTCGATGACTGGGTCAGCATCGGTTCCTGCAACTTCGATCACTGGAACCTGCGCTTCAACCTCGAGGCCAACCTTGAGGCACTGGACCCCTCCCTGACCGCGGCAGTGGCGGCCAGCTTCGCCAGTGACTTCGAGCTCAGCCAGCCGGTCAGTCTCGCCGACTGGAAGAAGCGGCCGCTGTGGCGTCGGGTCAAGCAACGGATCTGGGGTTGGGTTGACCGCCTGGTGGCGAACGTACTGGACCGGCGGAGCTGA
- a CDS encoding GGDEF domain-containing protein gives MESRTVTPVSSFFDLLLDAVCAVDVEGRFVFVSAACERIFGYTAEELVGTSMIELVLPADRERTLKAAAQIMAGEPKPHFENRYVRKDGQVVHIMWSARWSEVDRLRIAVARDITALKLAEAKQAALYAISEAAHATEDLLALFQRVHQIVGEWLPAQSFCVALYDGARDQLSFPYHMDDRRAPGNVDGHCAQIVRSGQPLLHNEAEAPCLGVPLSSQNGIIGALLAKSSGGERYTGHDQDLLQFVSAQVAAAIERKQLHARLQYMARYDQLTHLPNRGFLQERLKAALGRARREQGRLALLYVDLDKFKQVNDNFGHAVGDLLLQEVARRLQQCVRETDTVARIGGDEFVILLEQLHLGDAAAQVADKIRRLLNEPMVWDECELSIMPSIGIALYPENGEEAQQLFKHADEAMYGMKRGAGVH, from the coding sequence ATGGAAAGTAGAACTGTCACACCCGTCTCCAGCTTCTTCGACCTGCTGCTCGATGCCGTTTGCGCCGTCGATGTCGAGGGACGCTTCGTTTTTGTCAGTGCGGCCTGCGAGCGGATTTTCGGCTATACCGCAGAAGAGCTGGTCGGCACATCGATGATCGAGCTGGTCCTGCCCGCCGACCGTGAGCGGACCCTCAAGGCCGCCGCGCAGATCATGGCCGGCGAGCCCAAGCCGCACTTTGAGAACCGCTACGTGCGCAAGGACGGCCAGGTGGTCCATATCATGTGGTCGGCCCGCTGGTCCGAGGTCGATCGGTTGCGCATCGCCGTCGCCCGGGATATCACCGCCCTAAAGCTGGCCGAGGCCAAGCAGGCGGCGCTCTACGCGATTTCCGAGGCCGCTCACGCGACCGAAGACCTGCTGGCGCTGTTCCAGCGGGTGCACCAGATCGTCGGTGAATGGCTGCCGGCGCAGAGTTTCTGCGTGGCGCTGTACGACGGTGCGCGGGACCAGTTGAGTTTTCCCTATCACATGGATGACCGTCGTGCGCCCGGTAATGTCGACGGCCACTGTGCACAGATCGTGCGCAGCGGCCAGCCACTGCTGCACAACGAAGCCGAAGCGCCCTGCCTGGGGGTGCCGCTGTCTTCGCAGAACGGCATCATCGGCGCGCTGCTGGCCAAGAGTTCGGGTGGCGAACGCTATACCGGGCACGACCAGGACCTGCTGCAGTTCGTTTCGGCCCAGGTGGCCGCAGCCATCGAGCGCAAGCAGTTGCATGCGCGCCTGCAGTACATGGCGCGTTACGACCAACTGACCCACTTGCCCAACCGCGGGTTCCTGCAGGAGCGCCTCAAGGCCGCGCTGGGCAGGGCACGTCGGGAACAGGGGCGGTTGGCGCTGCTGTATGTCGACCTGGACAAGTTCAAGCAGGTCAACGACAACTTCGGTCATGCGGTCGGCGACCTGCTGCTACAGGAGGTCGCTCGCCGATTGCAGCAGTGCGTGCGTGAAACCGACACCGTGGCGCGGATCGGTGGCGATGAGTTCGTCATCCTGCTGGAGCAGTTGCACCTGGGGGACGCGGCCGCGCAGGTCGCCGACAAGATTCGTCGGCTGCTCAACGAGCCGATGGTCTGGGACGAGTGCGAGCTGAGCATCATGCCGAGCATCGGTATTGCCTTGTACCCGGAGAACGGCGAGGAGGCGCAGCAGCTGTTCAAACATGCGGACGAGGCGATGTACGGGATGAAGCGGGGGGCGGGGGTGCACTGA